One part of the Vicinamibacterales bacterium genome encodes these proteins:
- a CDS encoding 4Fe-4S dicluster domain-containing protein, with product MNGYQFFVDPSRCIGCKSCMQACAECDSHRGVSMIHVDFLDRANSIATAPTVCMHCETPTCAMVCPADAIKRGEDGIVRSALEPRCIACSNCVLACPFGVPTVHVELELMMKCDMCYDRTSIGLRPMCATVCPSQALTFGPADLIERQRAARPVRDFQFGHEHVRTKVWMMAPTDVRDITVDVADYMWKEQ from the coding sequence GTGAACGGCTATCAGTTTTTCGTCGACCCGTCGCGGTGCATCGGCTGCAAGTCGTGCATGCAGGCGTGCGCGGAATGCGACAGCCACCGCGGCGTGTCGATGATCCACGTCGACTTCCTCGACCGGGCCAACAGTATCGCCACCGCGCCGACCGTGTGCATGCATTGCGAGACGCCGACCTGCGCGATGGTGTGCCCGGCCGACGCAATCAAGCGCGGCGAGGACGGCATCGTGCGCAGCGCCCTCGAGCCGCGGTGCATCGCGTGCTCGAACTGCGTGCTGGCGTGCCCGTTCGGCGTGCCCACGGTGCACGTCGAGCTCGAGCTGATGATGAAGTGCGACATGTGCTACGACCGCACGTCGATCGGGTTGCGGCCGATGTGCGCCACGGTGTGTCCGAGCCAGGCGCTGACATTCGGGCCCGCCGACCTCATCGAACGCCAGCGCGCGGCCCGCCCGGTGCGCGACTTCCAGTTCGGACACGAACACGTGCGGACGAAGGTGTGGATGATGGCCCCGACCGACGTGCGCGACATCACCGTCGACGTGGCCGACTACATGTGGAAGGAACAATGA
- a CDS encoding Rieske 2Fe-2S domain-containing protein, whose protein sequence is MSTSGEPVSEERSERAPRAGHAKGAAAASGRGEVWKEEFSVDAAEDAYVLRRQFTKFLVLTSAGMACGNGWIWLRSLAAAPAAAYPRALIAKAGDLEPGTVRVFSYPNDHDPCILIRRANGALAAFSQKCTHLSCAVYYAAEQDRLECPCHNGAFSAESGRVLQGPPPRPLPRIRIEERDGDVYALGVEEGAEP, encoded by the coding sequence ATGAGCACGTCAGGCGAACCGGTTTCGGAGGAACGGAGCGAGCGAGCACCGCGAGCGGGCCACGCGAAGGGAGCGGCGGCCGCGAGTGGGCGTGGAGAGGTCTGGAAAGAGGAGTTCTCCGTCGACGCCGCCGAAGACGCCTACGTGCTCCGGCGGCAGTTCACGAAGTTCCTCGTGCTGACCAGCGCCGGCATGGCGTGCGGCAACGGCTGGATCTGGCTCCGGTCGCTGGCGGCGGCGCCGGCGGCCGCCTACCCGCGGGCATTGATCGCGAAGGCCGGGGATCTGGAGCCCGGCACCGTCCGCGTGTTCTCGTATCCCAACGACCACGATCCCTGCATTTTGATCCGGCGGGCGAACGGCGCGCTGGCGGCCTTCAGCCAGAAGTGCACACACTTGTCCTGCGCGGTGTACTACGCGGCCGAGCAGGATCGCCTGGAGTGCCCGTGCCATAACGGCGCATTCTCCGCCGAGAGTGGACGCGTGCTGCAGGGGCCGCCGCCGCGGCCGCTGCCGCGCATCCGGATCGAGGAGCGCGATGGCGACGTCTACGCGCTCGGCGTGGAGGAAGGGGCCGAACCGTGA
- a CDS encoding DUF6755 family protein — MNPLERRRRRAAIDAAMACVIVLLVVQMWLLTATLESFLAGHRSVAAAAFAVSLCLFLLCGGLYRLVVRLDRSGMPAEPAATGAGPWRMGERL; from the coding sequence GTGAATCCGCTCGAGCGCCGCCGCCGCCGCGCCGCCATCGACGCGGCGATGGCCTGCGTGATCGTGCTGCTGGTCGTCCAGATGTGGCTGTTGACGGCGACACTGGAGTCGTTTCTCGCGGGCCACCGCAGTGTCGCGGCGGCCGCGTTCGCCGTCTCGTTGTGCCTGTTCCTGCTCTGCGGCGGGCTGTATCGGCTGGTGGTCCGGCTTGATCGCAGCGGCATGCCGGCAGAGCCGGCGGCGACTGGCGCGGGCCCGTGGCGCATGGGGGAGCGTCTCTGA
- a CDS encoding DUF3079 domain-containing protein, with product MGGLARSSLERPRKPERICWGCSKYCPADDLACGNGTIRAPHPCELFGDDWLEWIAERGQPKTPQP from the coding sequence ATGGGCGGCCTCGCCAGATCCTCACTCGAACGGCCACGGAAGCCCGAGCGCATCTGCTGGGGCTGTTCCAAGTACTGTCCGGCCGACGATCTCGCGTGCGGAAACGGCACGATTCGGGCGCCGCATCCATGCGAACTCTTCGGCGACGACTGGCTCGAGTGGATCGCCGAACGCGGGCAGCCGAAGACGCCTCAACCCTGA
- a CDS encoding Maf family protein, with translation MPDRLVLASASPRRAELLASAGYDFTVDPADVDETETSGEAPDAYVLRVARDKARAVAARRDESDVVLAADTTVVVQGEILAKPADSSDARRMLQLLAGTSHDVLTAVVAISGGRELADVIATRVRLLPLGLEEIEWYIGTGEPMGKAGAYAIQGRAARFVDRIEGSWSNVVGLPVATVSEMLKRLEG, from the coding sequence ATGCCCGACAGGCTGGTGCTCGCGTCGGCGTCGCCGCGCCGCGCCGAGCTGCTGGCGTCGGCCGGATACGACTTCACGGTCGATCCCGCCGACGTCGACGAGACGGAAACGTCCGGCGAAGCGCCCGACGCATACGTGCTGCGCGTCGCCCGAGACAAGGCGCGCGCCGTGGCCGCGCGCCGGGACGAAAGCGACGTCGTCCTCGCGGCCGACACGACAGTGGTCGTGCAGGGGGAAATCCTCGCCAAGCCCGCCGACTCGTCGGACGCCAGGCGTATGCTGCAGCTGCTGGCGGGCACCAGCCACGACGTGCTGACGGCCGTCGTGGCGATTTCCGGCGGCCGCGAACTCGCCGACGTCATCGCCACGCGGGTACGGCTGCTGCCGCTCGGACTCGAGGAAATCGAGTGGTACATCGGCACCGGCGAACCGATGGGAAAGGCTGGCGCCTATGCGATTCAGGGGCGGGCGGCCCGCTTCGTGGACCGGATCGAGGGGTCGTGGTCGAACGTGGTCGGACTGCCGGTGGCCACGGTCAGCGAGATGCTCAAACGCCTTGAGGGGTAA
- a CDS encoding cytochrome c maturation protein CcmE: MSSKALKIAATCVVLLAALGGLMYTTLADGTEYYMHVDEVMTNPVKWEGKRLQLHGYVNDLRQRPNTLDYRFQVQNNGKVITASYSGVVPDTFKNGSEVVLKGQLHGEGFQVEPNGVLAKCPSRYNPNNAGPVGAGS, encoded by the coding sequence ATGTCCTCCAAAGCACTGAAGATCGCTGCGACGTGTGTCGTCCTGCTGGCCGCACTGGGTGGGCTGATGTACACGACGCTCGCTGATGGCACCGAGTACTACATGCACGTCGACGAGGTGATGACCAACCCCGTGAAGTGGGAGGGCAAGCGCCTGCAGCTGCACGGCTACGTCAACGACCTGCGGCAGCGGCCCAACACGCTCGACTACCGCTTTCAGGTGCAGAACAACGGCAAGGTCATCACCGCCAGCTATAGCGGCGTCGTTCCCGACACCTTCAAGAACGGGTCGGAAGTGGTGTTGAAGGGACAGCTGCACGGCGAGGGCTTCCAGGTCGAGCCCAACGGGGTGCTGGCCAAGTGTCCCTCGCGCTACAACCCGAACAACGCCGGCCCGGTCGGAGCGGGGAGCTAG
- a CDS encoding cytochrome c-type biogenesis CcmF C-terminal domain-containing protein — protein sequence MASFGSFTLLATFVVAAYALTSSVVGARRRSTALIASGIGAFYLTAGLLTVASGVIVRAFVVGDFTIKYVQHYSDSVQPLAYRIASYWGGLDGSILFWVFLLSVFGSVAVWVNRERHRELIPWVVAVIAATEMFFIFIMAVHNNPFDPFLTTVPAEGRGLNPLLQNFYMAIHPPSLYTGFVAMTIPYAFGIAALVTGHLDDSWLRAVRRWTMIGWLFLTFGLTLGMLWAYEELGWGGFWAWDPVENAGLLPWFTATAFLHSVMVQERRGMLRVWNVTLVIVTFFLTIFGTFMTRSGVVQSVHAFGEDHWLAGVFSVFMVVIIVFSFGLVLYRLPLLKSRHELDSWMSREAAFLANNWILLFSAFFVLFATMFPTLAEAVSGRRLTVGPPFFNKWMLPIGLILLLLTGIAPLLAWRKTTLSNLLTLFIWPVSAAIVTGAAVYGLGIRVWVSGLCFAFCAFVFVTILQEFVRGAAVRKGATGTDVVTAMIGLVGRSRRRYGGYIVHVGIVLMFLGFAGQGYKQEAQLLLKPGQQSTVGAFTIRHDALTVTSDQQKQMITGHATISRGGAVIGRMDPAKWFFVRHENEPTSEVAIRRAPGEDLYIVLAGYEVETQTATYAVTINPLVDWIWFGFGVLAIGTFIALLPESAFAFAAARLPAGAVTTSLLLLLILLPSVGRAQDAGMSVAPVQSSDAKRKLEGELMCMCGGCRAPMNNCPMAPGCHGLRAQEPKIDAMLAAGSTPEVVKAAFVKEYGEAVLLEPPDTGFNKLAWLFPYAVGAAGATAIGLVAWRWSHAPADPAAPSAAAIGAAGGDPTLEEKLDDELRDLD from the coding sequence ATGGCGTCGTTCGGGTCGTTCACGCTGCTCGCCACGTTCGTCGTCGCGGCCTACGCGCTGACGTCGTCGGTCGTCGGCGCCAGGCGCCGGTCGACGGCGCTGATCGCCAGCGGTATCGGCGCCTTCTACCTGACGGCCGGCCTGCTGACGGTCGCCTCGGGGGTGATCGTCCGCGCGTTCGTGGTCGGCGACTTCACGATCAAGTACGTCCAGCACTATTCCGATTCGGTGCAGCCACTGGCCTACAGGATCGCCTCCTACTGGGGCGGACTCGACGGCTCGATTCTGTTCTGGGTGTTCCTGCTGTCGGTGTTCGGATCGGTCGCCGTGTGGGTCAACCGCGAGCGCCACCGCGAGCTGATCCCGTGGGTCGTCGCCGTCATCGCCGCGACGGAGATGTTCTTCATCTTCATCATGGCGGTGCACAACAACCCGTTCGATCCGTTCCTGACGACCGTGCCGGCGGAGGGCCGCGGGCTCAACCCGCTGCTGCAGAACTTCTACATGGCGATCCACCCGCCGTCGCTCTACACCGGGTTCGTCGCGATGACCATTCCGTACGCGTTCGGCATCGCGGCGCTCGTCACCGGCCATCTCGACGACTCGTGGCTGCGCGCCGTCAGGCGCTGGACGATGATCGGCTGGCTGTTCCTCACCTTCGGCCTGACGCTCGGGATGCTGTGGGCCTACGAAGAGCTGGGCTGGGGCGGCTTCTGGGCCTGGGATCCGGTCGAGAACGCCGGCCTGCTGCCCTGGTTCACAGCCACGGCCTTCCTGCACTCGGTGATGGTGCAGGAGCGCCGCGGCATGCTCCGCGTCTGGAACGTCACGCTGGTCATCGTCACGTTCTTCCTGACGATCTTCGGCACGTTCATGACCCGTTCGGGGGTCGTGCAGTCGGTGCACGCGTTTGGCGAGGACCACTGGCTGGCCGGCGTCTTCTCGGTGTTCATGGTGGTGATCATCGTCTTCAGCTTTGGCCTCGTGCTCTACCGGCTGCCGCTGTTGAAGTCGCGCCACGAGCTCGACTCCTGGATGTCGCGCGAGGCGGCGTTCCTTGCCAACAACTGGATCCTGCTGTTCTCGGCGTTCTTCGTGCTGTTCGCGACGATGTTCCCGACGCTCGCCGAAGCAGTGAGCGGGCGGCGGCTGACCGTCGGACCGCCGTTCTTCAACAAGTGGATGCTGCCGATCGGCCTCATCCTGCTGCTGCTCACCGGCATCGCGCCGCTGCTCGCGTGGCGCAAGACGACGCTCTCCAACCTGCTGACGCTGTTCATCTGGCCGGTGTCGGCGGCGATCGTCACCGGCGCGGCAGTCTACGGGCTGGGGATTCGGGTGTGGGTGTCGGGGCTGTGCTTTGCCTTCTGCGCGTTCGTTTTCGTGACGATCCTGCAGGAATTCGTGCGCGGCGCTGCGGTTCGCAAGGGCGCGACCGGCACTGACGTCGTGACCGCGATGATCGGGCTGGTCGGCCGATCGCGGCGGCGCTATGGCGGCTATATCGTTCACGTCGGCATCGTGCTGATGTTTCTCGGGTTCGCCGGCCAGGGCTACAAGCAGGAGGCGCAGTTGCTCCTCAAGCCCGGCCAGCAGTCGACGGTCGGCGCCTTCACCATTCGCCACGATGCCCTGACGGTCACGAGCGACCAGCAGAAGCAGATGATCACCGGACACGCGACCATCTCGCGCGGCGGCGCGGTGATCGGACGGATGGACCCCGCCAAGTGGTTCTTTGTCAGGCACGAGAACGAACCGACGAGCGAAGTGGCGATCCGCCGCGCCCCCGGCGAGGATCTCTACATCGTGCTCGCTGGCTACGAGGTCGAGACGCAGACCGCGACCTATGCAGTGACGATCAATCCGCTCGTCGACTGGATCTGGTTCGGCTTCGGAGTGCTGGCGATCGGCACCTTCATCGCGCTCCTGCCCGAAAGCGCGTTCGCGTTCGCAGCAGCCAGGCTGCCGGCTGGCGCGGTGACGACGAGCCTGCTGCTGCTGCTCATCTTGCTGCCGTCGGTCGGGCGTGCGCAGGACGCGGGCATGTCGGTGGCGCCGGTGCAGAGCAGCGACGCCAAGCGCAAGCTCGAAGGGGAGCTGATGTGCATGTGCGGCGGCTGCCGCGCGCCGATGAACAACTGCCCGATGGCGCCAGGCTGCCACGGCCTGCGGGCGCAGGAGCCGAAGATCGACGCGATGCTCGCGGCGGGGAGCACTCCCGAGGTCGTGAAGGCGGCGTTCGTCAAGGAGTACGGCGAGGCCGTGCTGCTCGAGCCGCCCGACACCGGCTTCAACAAGCTCGCGTGGCTGTTCCCCTACGCGGTCGGCGCCGCGGGGGCGACGGCGATCGGTCTCGTCGCCTGGCGCTGGTCGCACGCTCCCGCCGATCCGGCGGCGCCGTCCGCGGCCGCCATCGGCGCGGCCGGCGGCGACCCGACCCTCGAGGAGAAGCTCGACGATGAGCTCCGCGACCTCGACTAG
- a CDS encoding zinc ribbon domain-containing protein, whose translation MLLSLLAATVAVVMARPAAPENLVLLSLTIGAVGLSAVFLYQTIAPLVGPPAEEDREPLSSRLRGDLEREKALTLRSIKELEFDRAMGKLSEQDFEQMGTRLRARAMGIMKQLEAGSTLYRDQIEKELASRIGRAPDRSAKIGGQANAAADLKAQPRCACGTANDADARFCKSCGARLQGTAA comes from the coding sequence GTGCTCCTGTCACTCCTCGCGGCGACCGTCGCCGTGGTGATGGCGCGGCCGGCTGCCCCTGAGAATCTGGTGCTGCTCAGCCTCACGATCGGGGCGGTCGGGCTTTCCGCGGTGTTCCTCTACCAGACGATCGCCCCGCTCGTCGGGCCACCTGCCGAGGAGGATCGCGAGCCGCTGAGCAGCCGCCTGCGCGGAGACCTCGAGCGCGAGAAGGCACTCACCCTGCGCTCGATCAAAGAGCTCGAATTCGATCGGGCGATGGGGAAGCTGTCGGAGCAGGATTTCGAACAGATGGGGACCCGCCTGCGGGCCCGCGCCATGGGGATCATGAAGCAGCTCGAGGCCGGCTCGACGCTGTATCGCGATCAGATCGAGAAGGAACTGGCGTCGCGCATCGGCAGGGCGCCGGACCGATCGGCGAAGATCGGCGGCCAGGCGAACGCCGCGGCGGACCTGAAGGCCCAGCCCCGCTGCGCCTGCGGAACAGCGAACGACGCCGATGCGCGCTTCTGCAAGTCGTGCGGCGCCCGGCTGCAGGGAACCGCCGCATGA
- a CDS encoding ABC transporter ATP-binding protein translates to MDFTSLRFVDVTRTFGRRRALSRVSFAAEAGAITALLGHNGAGKSTLLSIAATLLAPTSGTVFYGEHTRASAELRGRIGLLGHDLYLYPELTAAENLRFFARIYSLPDVERRVARGLERAHLADRGGDAVAGYSRGMRQRLALERALIHDPRLLLLDEPFTGLDDASREALRERLRAARAAGTIVVLTTHDIAAIENLTDLRVTLVEGKLAA, encoded by the coding sequence GTGGATTTCACCAGCCTCCGGTTCGTTGACGTCACCCGCACCTTTGGCCGCCGCCGGGCGCTGAGTCGCGTCAGCTTCGCCGCCGAGGCCGGCGCGATCACGGCCCTCCTCGGCCACAACGGCGCAGGCAAGTCGACGCTGCTCTCGATTGCCGCGACGCTGCTGGCACCGACGAGCGGCACGGTCTTCTACGGCGAGCACACCAGGGCCTCGGCCGAGCTGCGTGGACGCATCGGCCTGCTCGGCCACGATCTCTATCTGTATCCCGAGCTCACGGCAGCCGAGAATCTGCGGTTCTTTGCGCGCATCTACAGCCTGCCCGACGTCGAGCGCCGCGTGGCGCGTGGGCTCGAACGGGCGCATCTGGCCGACCGTGGCGGCGACGCGGTCGCGGGCTACTCGCGCGGCATGCGGCAGCGGCTGGCGCTCGAGCGGGCGCTGATTCACGATCCGCGGCTGCTGCTGCTCGACGAGCCGTTCACCGGGCTCGACGACGCGTCGCGCGAGGCTCTGAGGGAGCGCTTGCGCGCCGCCCGCGCCGCCGGCACGATCGTCGTCCTGACGACGCACGACATCGCGGCGATCGAGAACCTGACCGACCTGCGCGTGACCCTCGTCGAGGGGAAGCTCGCGGCATGA
- a CDS encoding heme exporter protein CcmB, with protein sequence MTAFARAVWVITRKDLLVEVRTREILFTTMFFALACVMVFAFGFVKEGRPVADAAAGILWISIAFSGTLALGRAFERERQGETLRALLIAPIGRPALYVGKLGGILILLAAVEAIVVPLVALMFQAALFDHPLLMFGLLAAGTIGYAAVGTLFAAMLVRARSRDVMLPVLLYPITVPVIIAGVRGTAALLQPEGGEPMARAWLMMLVFFDVVFITLALWTFEPVMTE encoded by the coding sequence ATGACCGCGTTTGCCCGTGCCGTGTGGGTGATCACGCGCAAGGATCTCCTCGTGGAAGTGCGTACGCGTGAGATTCTCTTCACGACGATGTTCTTCGCGCTCGCGTGCGTGATGGTGTTCGCGTTCGGCTTCGTGAAGGAAGGGCGGCCGGTCGCCGATGCGGCGGCCGGGATTCTCTGGATCTCGATCGCCTTCTCGGGAACGCTGGCGCTCGGCCGTGCCTTCGAGCGCGAGCGTCAGGGAGAAACGCTGCGTGCGCTGCTCATCGCACCGATCGGTCGTCCGGCGCTCTACGTCGGCAAACTGGGCGGCATCCTGATCCTGCTGGCGGCGGTCGAGGCGATCGTCGTGCCACTGGTCGCGCTGATGTTCCAGGCCGCGCTCTTCGATCATCCGCTGCTGATGTTCGGGCTGCTCGCCGCCGGGACGATCGGCTACGCCGCCGTGGGGACGCTCTTTGCCGCGATGCTCGTACGCGCGCGCAGCCGGGACGTGATGCTGCCGGTGCTGCTGTATCCGATCACCGTGCCGGTGATAATTGCCGGGGTCCGCGGCACGGCGGCGCTGCTCCAGCCGGAGGGCGGCGAGCCGATGGCGCGTGCCTGGCTGATGATGCTGGTGTTCTTCGACGTGGTATTCATTACGCTGGCGTTGTGGACGTTCGAGCCGGTGATGACGGAGTAG
- the ccsA gene encoding cytochrome c biogenesis protein CcsA, which yields MKKTFPLLLMVAMAMFAYAPFMILNAPYESTMGLVQKIFYFHASCGMAMFLTAFVSGIGSAGFLFTKKPAADRWAVAGAELTVIIGLLVLVTGPLWARKAWGAWWVWDPRITSTFVMWMIFNSYLLLRRYGGPGSERLSAAVALFGMANVPFVYWSVNVWRTLHPKTSVIPSLQPGMRGPFWFCVAAFMLLSLVILALRTELEKCRQELDVLCLAAEDY from the coding sequence ATGAAGAAGACGTTTCCTCTTCTGTTGATGGTCGCGATGGCGATGTTTGCCTACGCGCCGTTCATGATCTTGAACGCGCCCTACGAGTCGACGATGGGGCTGGTGCAGAAGATTTTCTATTTCCACGCGTCGTGCGGGATGGCGATGTTCCTGACGGCGTTCGTCAGCGGCATCGGCAGCGCGGGCTTTCTGTTCACGAAGAAGCCGGCGGCGGATCGCTGGGCGGTCGCCGGCGCCGAGTTGACGGTGATCATCGGCCTGCTCGTCCTGGTGACCGGGCCGCTGTGGGCGCGTAAGGCGTGGGGCGCGTGGTGGGTGTGGGACCCGCGGATCACGTCGACGTTCGTGATGTGGATGATTTTCAACTCGTATCTGCTACTGCGCCGCTACGGCGGTCCGGGCTCCGAGCGGCTGTCGGCGGCGGTGGCGCTGTTCGGCATGGCCAACGTTCCGTTCGTCTACTGGTCGGTCAACGTGTGGCGGACGCTCCACCCGAAGACGTCGGTGATTCCGTCGCTGCAGCCGGGCATGCGTGGGCCGTTCTGGTTTTGCGTCGCGGCTTTCATGCTGCTCAGCCTGGTGATTCTGGCGCTGCGCACCGAGCTCGAGAAGTGCCGGCAGGAGCTCGACGTGCTCTGTCTGGCGGCTGAGGACTACTGA
- a CDS encoding CcmD family protein, whose product MKRNLLAALLLLTLAAPAFAQAQPPPKPAAQDEFVPVNAPINPQDTIPAQRLVGIAYGFIWVVLLGYVWSVRSRLTRVEQEIEAVSRRLPERK is encoded by the coding sequence ATGAAACGCAACCTGCTTGCGGCGTTGCTCCTGCTGACCCTCGCGGCGCCGGCGTTCGCGCAGGCGCAGCCGCCGCCGAAGCCGGCGGCGCAGGACGAGTTCGTGCCCGTCAACGCGCCGATCAACCCGCAGGACACGATCCCGGCGCAGCGGCTGGTCGGAATCGCCTATGGCTTCATCTGGGTCGTGCTCCTCGGCTACGTCTGGTCGGTGCGCAGCCGCCTGACCCGCGTCGAGCAGGAGATCGAGGCCGTCAGCCGCCGCCTGCCCGAAAGGAAATAG
- a CDS encoding metallophosphoesterase family protein, whose amino-acid sequence MPYLILSDIHANLDALETVLEHADGRWDRVLVLGDLVGYGAEPEAVVNRVRALQPDAVIRGNHDKAACGLDDGSQFNAVARAAAVWTGEQLSSENLEYLRALPKGPMDIDALTAICHGAPYDEDHYIFDGADAVMAFESAERPLCLFGHTHLPMIFRKLDDHYEGAPPDPDREVVLPLQRGARYLVNVGSVGQPRDGDPRAAYGILDADARELRLYRVSYPVENAQRKIRTAGLPVSLANRLTLGR is encoded by the coding sequence GTGCCGTATCTGATCCTCTCCGACATTCACGCGAACCTCGATGCGCTCGAGACCGTGCTCGAGCACGCCGACGGCCGTTGGGATCGCGTGCTGGTGCTCGGCGATCTCGTCGGCTACGGCGCCGAACCCGAAGCGGTGGTCAACCGGGTCCGCGCACTGCAGCCCGACGCCGTCATTCGCGGCAACCATGACAAGGCGGCGTGCGGACTCGACGACGGCAGCCAGTTCAACGCCGTGGCGAGAGCCGCCGCCGTGTGGACCGGGGAGCAGCTGTCGTCCGAAAACCTCGAATACCTGCGGGCGCTGCCGAAGGGTCCGATGGACATCGACGCCCTCACCGCGATCTGTCACGGCGCGCCGTATGACGAGGATCACTACATCTTCGACGGCGCCGACGCGGTGATGGCGTTCGAGTCGGCCGAGCGGCCGCTCTGCCTGTTCGGCCACACGCACCTGCCGATGATCTTCCGCAAGCTCGACGATCACTACGAGGGAGCGCCGCCCGATCCGGATCGCGAGGTGGTGCTGCCGCTGCAGCGCGGCGCCCGCTATCTGGTGAACGTCGGCTCGGTCGGCCAGCCGCGTGACGGAGACCCGCGCGCCGCCTACGGCATCCTCGACGCCGACGCGCGCGAGCTGCGCCTCTACCGGGTTTCCTACCCTGTCGAGAATGCCCAGCGCAAGATCCGGACGGCTGGCCTGCCCGTCTCGCTGGCCAACCGCCTCACGCTCGGGCGCTGA
- a CDS encoding shikimate kinase yields the protein MPLHSDKIYLVGFMTAGKTTVARRLAERLGWRAEDVDELIEARERMTVADIFARHGEPHFRSVEREILRLVLPLRHAVIATGGGTFMDPESRKTINLDGVSVWLDVPLETVIARLPSDRRRPLAADRDQMERLFAARQAAYAHAHHHIDADAPPDEIAERVLHEVWSGGLP from the coding sequence GTGCCACTGCATAGCGACAAGATCTACCTCGTGGGCTTCATGACCGCGGGGAAAACGACGGTCGCGCGGCGGCTGGCGGAGCGTCTGGGCTGGCGGGCCGAGGACGTCGACGAATTGATCGAAGCCCGCGAACGGATGACCGTGGCCGACATCTTCGCCAGACACGGCGAGCCTCACTTCCGCAGCGTCGAGCGCGAGATTCTCCGCCTGGTCCTGCCGTTGCGCCACGCCGTGATCGCCACCGGCGGCGGCACCTTCATGGATCCGGAGAGCCGCAAGACCATCAATCTCGACGGCGTATCGGTGTGGCTCGACGTGCCGCTCGAGACGGTCATCGCCCGCCTGCCGTCCGACCGCCGCCGCCCGCTCGCCGCCGATCGCGACCAGATGGAGCGCCTGTTCGCCGCGCGCCAGGCCGCCTACGCGCACGCCCACCACCACATCGACGCCGACGCGCCGCCGGACGAGATCGCCGAGCGCGTCCTCCACGAGGTATGGTCGGGAGGATTGCCATGA